The Chitinophagales bacterium genomic sequence ATAAGCGTAAAAAATCTTTTTTGCGCCGTGTAATGCGCATTGCACAATTTCTTTGTATTGCTGCAATGGTTATAGCTGTATTATTTAAGATACAGCATAGGCCGTTTATATATGAGATGCTGTTTACCGCACAGGCTTTTTCATTGATCTTCTGGATGTGTGCCACTGCTGAGGCCTTCATGTCGAAAGTACTGCCGGCCAAAAGTAAGTACATCTTGTCCGGAGCACTTATACTGTTAATGATTGCCGACCTGGTTGTTTTTGTTCCGCTCATCTTTCTCGTTTTCCAATGGGGCTACCTCATGCTGTCTCGTAATAAGCTTTACCCTGTAGTCCAGGTATAGGGGATTACGAATAGAGATAAACAATTAATATATTGCGCTAACAAATTGAATACCCATGTACTTTAGAATTATACTCAGTACAATAATATGCTTGCTATTAAGTTTTTCGCCATTTGCACAACCAACACCTGTGCAGATGAAAAAACTACAGGGTTATTACTTCAGTGGGAACGAATCTGTATTAAAAGACGGTGTAAACTGTTTCGTGATCCAAAAGAAGCAGGACTTTGAAAAGTTGTTCGGAAAGGGTAGAACAGATACACCCAGCTTCAGTAAAGAATGGATGCTGATATTGTTGATGCCGGCCACTAAAAAAGATATTGAACTGGAGTTTATCAGGGTGTCTATGAAAGCCGGCACTTTTATAGAAGTGTATTGCGACCTGAATAAACTACGTGGCAAATTACTCACTTATGAAGCCAACCCGATTGCTGTATGTACAATTCCAAAATTCGACGGAATAAAAGACATTAACTTTTACGAGGAAAGAAAAAAAGGATTGGAACTGGTTGAGTCGGTACAGGTGAAACGTTAAGCCTAATCTGTTATCTCAATCAGTTCACCTTCAGGATACACAATATCTTCAAGATACAGCCCATGTCCGGTCACACTGAAGTCAGCTAAGGTACAATTCCTGGCTTCTATCACTTTTCTAAAATCGTCAACTGTCAGTTTCCCTTTAGCGGCATTAAGTTGTGTACCTACCAGGCCACGTACCATCCCTCTTAAAAAACGATTGCCACGTACTACGTAATGCAACTCATCTTCATGATCTTCCCAGTGAGAGCCAGTCAACTTGCATATAAATGTATAGCTTTGTGTATTACGCTTAGAGAATGTTTCAAAGTTCTCAAACTCCAATAACGCCTTAGCAGTTTCATCCAGTATCGCACGATTTATTTTATAAGGATGGTATAGTGCTCTCTGGTATTTAAAAGGATCTTTTTTAAAGTATATCCTGTACCTATACTGCCTGCTGATAGCTGCAAACCTGCAATTGAACTCCGGATCTTTTGCCAGGAACATCCTGTTCACACCAATTTCATAAGGCAGAATTGCATTCAGCTTGTAGACAAAATTAGCTGTCAGCACCCGGTTTGTGTCAAAATGATAGTAATTACATAAAGCATGTACACCCTCATCTGTCCTGCTGGCGCCATAGCTGGATATATCTCCTCTGAGCAATGTAGACAATGCCTTATTTATGGCCAGTTGCACCGTTGGAGTATCTCCCTGCAACTGAGAACCATGAAACGCCAGACCGTTATATCTTATTTCCAGTAAATACCTTGCCATTAGCATTATCAGCCTGCAATATTACAGATTAATAGTAAATAGTGCTATTGGGTTGTTTTGTTCTTCGTTAATCGCTTTTCTATCTGCCAGCCTACCAGTGCAAACGATGCCGCAAGTATGATAAAGAATATGCCTTTATTGGTCGTATTCCAGAAGAATTCAAAATACCGGCTGTACAGGTTGATGAGTATGAATATAATACCGAAATCACGGGTAATATCATCCCTGTATTTTATTCCACCCAAGAGAGCCGTTATAGATGCAATGGCTAAAACTATTGCATATCCTATCACCTGTACTTGTCTCACTTGTTCCCATTCTGAATAGTGTCCATAGTTGCCAAAAACAGATACACCCCACAGCCCGGTAAAGAAAATTAATAACCCTATAATGTATGTCAACCTTTGAGAGAACTTCACGGCCCTTATCTTGTTCTGCAAAAAACTCAGTCCGATAACCAGCAAACCGAATATGGTAAAACGCATAGGGTAGTTCATACCCAGGAACAGATTATCCGTATTTTGCTGCCACTCACTAAACGAACCATAAAATCCCATGAGTGATAATACTCCTGCAAGCCACAGGGCTCTTGATTTAAAGGGTACGGCCAGTAACCATATAACTATGGTTATGGCTGTAAGTAAGCCCGTATATTGCGGGCCAAAACCAATGTCCTTACAATAATACACCAGGGCTGAAACCACAACCAATCCACCCAGTACCATGTACACTTCAAATATCAATGAGTTAAAAGAGCGCTTCTTTTTAGCCAGGTAACCAAACCATAAGACCGCGATAACGCTACACGAAATTGCGATAACAATATTCCCTATATTAAAATATTGTTTGATCTTTTCCAGAAATTTATCATCTATAAAGATGGCTGCAAAGGCTAGCAGGGTGCAGGCAATTGCTATTACAAAGAAATATTGAGCCACTTGCATACCTGCTTTCTTTTCAGAGAAAGTGCTACGTAATTCATTGGCTTTATCTTCAGATAACAGGCTACTTCTTTCCCATTCCGAAAGAGCATTCTCAAGCAATTCTTTTTCTTTTTTGTCTAATTCCATAGCTGGTAATACAGGGTATATCAAATATTAAGCCATTAGTAAAAATACGCAAATGTCTCTTTAGATATTTGTAACTTTGTACAGCCACTAATTTGAGGTTGCAGAGGGTGAGAACCTGTTTTGCAACAAAACTGAAGTCCTTGTACAATGCAAGGACTTCAGTTTTTTAATGCATTGCTTCTGAAGAATTGACCGGTGGCTGATCTTTTTTCTGCTTTACCAACAGGACAAACGGGATACATACCAGGAACATAGCACCAATCATCAGGAAAACATCCATATAAGACAGAACTACCGCCTGTTTGGCCACGCTGAAATCCAGCATACGGTAACTGTTACTTAATGCTGCATCGGCAGACATACCTTTGGCCATAAAACTGTGTTGCATGCCATCCAGCCTTTGTTGTACCGATGGATCGCTGATAGACAGGTGACTGGCGATATCACTCTTATGCTGTACGTTTCTGCGTGTAATGTAGGTTGTAATGATCGCAATAC encodes the following:
- a CDS encoding tRNA pseudouridine synthase A, with the translated sequence MARYLLEIRYNGLAFHGSQLQGDTPTVQLAINKALSTLLRGDISSYGASRTDEGVHALCNYYHFDTNRVLTANFVYKLNAILPYEIGVNRMFLAKDPEFNCRFAAISRQYRYRIYFKKDPFKYQRALYHPYKINRAILDETAKALLEFENFETFSKRNTQSYTFICKLTGSHWEDHEDELHYVVRGNRFLRGMVRGLVGTQLNAAKGKLTVDDFRKVIEARNCTLADFSVTGHGLYLEDIVYPEGELIEITD